The following are from one region of the Mustela lutreola isolate mMusLut2 chromosome 9, mMusLut2.pri, whole genome shotgun sequence genome:
- the AP5S1 gene encoding AP-5 complex subunit sigma-1, with translation MVHAFLIHTLRAPQAQDTGLCRVLYSCVFGAENSPDDPRPRGAERDRLLRKEQILAVARQVDSMCRLQQQASGRTPMDLQPQSSDEPVPLHEAPLGAFRLAAGDPFQEPRTVVWLGVLSLGFALVLDAHENLLLAEGTLRLLARLLLDHLRLLTPSTNLLLRADRIEGILAHFLPHGQLLFLNDQFVQGLEKEFSAAWPR, from the exons ATGGTCCATGCTTTCCTCATCCACACCTTGCGGGCTCCACAGGCCCAGGACACGGGCCTTTGCCGAGTGCTCTACTCCTGCGTCTTTGGTGCTGAGAACTCACCGGATGACCCACGACCACGTGGTGCTGAGAGGGACAGGCTCCTCCGAAAGGAGCAGATTTTGGCTGTGGCCAG GCAGGTGGACTCCATGTGCCGGCTGCAGCAGCAGGCATCTGGCCGGACCCCCATGGACCTGCAGCCTCAGTCATCAGATGAGCCAGTGCCCCTGCATGAGGCCCCCCTCGGGGCCTTCCGCCTGGCAGCAGGGGACCCTTTTCAGGAGCCTCGGACAGTGGTATGGCTGGGTGTGCTCTCATTAGGATTTGCCCTGGTGCTGGATGCCCACGAGAACCTGCTGCTGGCTGAGGGCACACTCCGGCTGCTGGCACGCCTCCTTCTCGACCACCTCCGGCTGCTGACCCCCAGCACCAACCTCCTGCTTCGGGCTGATCGCATCGAGGGCATCCTCGCCCACTTCCTGCCGCATGGTCAACTGCTCTTTCTCAACGACCAGTTTGTCCAGGGTCTGGAGAAGGAATTCAGTGCTGCGTGGCCCCGCTGA